TTGTGCTGCCCCGAGACCAAGCAAGCGGTGAGCCTCGCTGATGCGACCCTCATTCAAAAGGTAAATGCGGCTATAGGTAAGGGTCATGTCCGAAACAAGGGTAGTCAACTCTTGGCCGGACAGATCGAGGGTGGCCTGGTACGGGAAGATCAACAGATCTTGTATCCGATCCGCGAGCAAATCCCGGTTATGCTCATTGAGGAAGGGATTCCGCTTGAACAGGTCCTCTCTAGCACCTAAACCGACCGGGTTTCCCCTACTCTTCTCAGTAGACCCCTCAGTCGGACGATTGAGGAATAGATCGACATATCGCTGACTTTTTACTTGATGACCCTGGCCGTGTACTCAGGATTTTTCGGATTAAGGTCCGATGATCTCGATCGGCTTGACGGGGGTTTCTGTTTTAGATCCTGTTGAAGTCCCACAGTGGACACAGAGGTATTCATACAGATTCCCACTCGGCAGG
The sequence above is drawn from the Nitrospira sp. genome and encodes:
- a CDS encoding Trm112 family protein, which produces MSLDPDLLAILCCPETKQAVSLADATLIQKVNAAIGKGHVRNKGSQLLAGQIEGGLVREDQQILYPIREQIPVMLIEEGIPLEQVLSST